A single region of the Saprospiraceae bacterium genome encodes:
- a CDS encoding AMP-binding protein encodes MSEERPWLKNYPSGVPANIDPDCYASLVDMFDETFKKYGPLPAFTCSGKSLSFQQVDTLSRQFGAYLHSRGLEPGDKIALMMPNLLQYPIALFGAMRAGIVVVNTNPLYTPREMLHQFNDAGVKAIVIAELYAANLEKILRDTQIKTVITASIGEMLGTIKGFVTDFVVRKIKRLVPAFEISNTVSFSEALKQGKKFTLPQYAGGPNDVILLQYTGGTTGVAKGAMLTNRNLVANMQQNQAWMQPFLKEKEEVAICPLPLYHIFAFTVNCLVLMSIGTQNVLITNPRDLGSLVNTFKKYPITLMTGVNTLFNALVHNEDFRALDFSRLKVSVGGGMAVQRAVAEEWQRLTGCFLSEGYGMTESSPVVSTNPLDGTGRLGTIGVPIPSTDVRIVDDNGVVQGPGGVGEIQVKGPQVMKGYYNRPEATAETIKDGWLCTGDIGTMSEDGFFRIVDRKKDMILVSGFNVFPNEVEDVIAGHPKVLEVAAIGVPSEKSGEAVKIFVVKKDKSLNEKELIDFCRENMTGYKVPKFVEFRNDLPKTNIGKILRKALRAEEDAKSTS; translated from the coding sequence ATGAGTGAAGAAAGACCTTGGCTAAAAAACTACCCCAGCGGTGTTCCTGCTAATATAGATCCAGATTGTTATGCTTCATTGGTTGATATGTTTGATGAAACATTCAAAAAATATGGACCGCTGCCAGCCTTTACCTGTAGTGGTAAATCGCTAAGTTTCCAGCAAGTCGACACCTTATCTCGCCAATTTGGCGCTTACTTGCATTCTCGCGGATTGGAACCAGGCGATAAAATTGCGTTGATGATGCCTAACCTTTTGCAGTATCCTATTGCCTTATTTGGGGCGATGAGGGCCGGCATTGTGGTGGTCAATACCAATCCTTTGTATACGCCCAGAGAAATGTTACACCAATTTAATGACGCAGGGGTCAAAGCCATTGTCATTGCGGAGTTATATGCTGCCAACCTGGAAAAAATACTACGCGATACTCAAATAAAAACGGTTATCACGGCTTCCATTGGCGAAATGCTTGGCACCATAAAAGGTTTCGTGACCGATTTTGTCGTGCGGAAGATCAAAAGATTGGTGCCTGCCTTTGAAATCTCTAATACAGTCAGCTTTTCAGAGGCTTTAAAACAGGGAAAAAAATTCACCCTACCCCAATATGCTGGTGGCCCCAATGATGTTATTTTACTACAATATACGGGTGGTACAACTGGTGTTGCCAAAGGGGCGATGCTCACCAACCGCAACCTGGTAGCGAATATGCAGCAAAACCAGGCCTGGATGCAGCCTTTTTTGAAAGAGAAAGAAGAAGTGGCTATTTGCCCACTTCCTTTATACCATATTTTTGCTTTCACCGTCAATTGTTTGGTATTAATGAGTATTGGGACGCAAAATGTCCTCATTACGAATCCACGGGATCTTGGCTCCTTGGTTAATACCTTCAAAAAATACCCCATTACCCTAATGACAGGTGTCAATACCCTCTTTAATGCGCTGGTCCACAACGAAGACTTTAGAGCCCTGGATTTTAGCCGCTTAAAAGTAAGTGTAGGCGGGGGGATGGCTGTCCAACGAGCAGTAGCCGAAGAGTGGCAAAGGTTAACGGGTTGTTTTCTTTCTGAAGGCTATGGCATGACCGAATCCTCGCCCGTGGTATCCACCAACCCCCTTGACGGCACTGGGCGGCTAGGAACCATTGGCGTTCCGATCCCTTCGACGGATGTACGTATTGTTGATGACAATGGTGTTGTACAAGGGCCAGGTGGCGTAGGAGAAATCCAAGTAAAAGGCCCTCAGGTAATGAAAGGTTATTACAATCGCCCCGAGGCAACGGCTGAAACCATCAAGGATGGCTGGTTGTGTACCGGCGATATCGGAACAATGTCGGAAGATGGCTTTTTCCGCATTGTCGATCGCAAAAAAGACATGATCTTGGTTTCTGGCTTTAATGTTTTCCCAAATGAGGTAGAGGATGTCATCGCAGGCCATCCCAAGGTCTTGGAGGTAGCCGCAATAGGCGTCCCGAGCGAAAAATCCGGTGAGGCGGTCAAAATTTTTGTAGTAAAAAAAGATAAATCCCTGAACGAGAAAGAATTAATTGATTTTTGTCGAGAAAACATGACGGGTTATAAGGTGCCGAAGTTCGTCGAGTTTCGAAATGATTTGCCGAAAACGAATATTGGGAAAATTTTGCGCAAAGCATTGAGGGCAGAAGAAGACGCAAAATCGACTAGTTAG
- a CDS encoding nuclear transport factor 2 family protein, protein MKKISPLLLLLSLLMWSCGPVDANLPIAKAGLSATMTADEEGVYQAAMDYLNGLYQVDTSLIYRSVHPDLKKRGYWFNKKKEAYTGPSEMTFQQLVDLTKRWNKDGSSAGKDAVKKVTIFEVLDKTATAKVTAVWGTDYMHLAKEGDKWIIMNILWQSPPPNS, encoded by the coding sequence ATGAAAAAAATCAGCCCGTTACTGTTATTACTTAGCCTTTTGATGTGGTCTTGTGGACCCGTAGACGCCAATTTGCCCATTGCCAAAGCTGGTTTGTCAGCCACGATGACCGCCGACGAAGAAGGTGTCTATCAAGCAGCTATGGACTACCTGAATGGCCTATACCAGGTAGATACCAGCCTTATTTATCGGAGCGTTCATCCCGACTTGAAGAAAAGGGGGTATTGGTTTAACAAAAAGAAGGAAGCTTATACTGGCCCTTCGGAAATGACTTTTCAGCAATTGGTTGATTTGACCAAACGATGGAATAAAGATGGTTCAAGCGCAGGTAAAGATGCAGTGAAAAAGGTAACGATTTTTGAAGTTTTGGATAAAACAGCGACTGCAAAAGTGACCGCTGTTTGGGGAACCGATTATATGCATTTAGCCAAGGAAGGAGATAAATGGATTATCATGAATATCCTATGGCAATCACCTCCTCCAAATTCTTAA
- a CDS encoding ferric reductase-like transmembrane domain-containing protein, whose amino-acid sequence MSVKYSPILWNRQKKRYDLALLAFVGLYLILFAAFQFLLHPTISPETLIIRATATLAFLMLHIILMIGPLCRLSPRFLPLLYNRRHFGVSMFLIALIHGLFGLIQFHALGDVGPIVSLFTSNPNYLTISQFPFQVFGFFALIILFLMAATSHDFWLENLHPKLWKALHMMVYVAYGLLVLHVALGVLQQEGVPLGATFLGVGMLGVIGLHVAAALKEKTGESKMVGSAKAGFVPVCKLEEIAENRAKVVILGAENIAIFKYDGKISAINNVCKHQNGPLGEGKIVDGCITCPWHGYQYLPQNGQSPPPFTEKVSTYDVKVEAGMVYIHPSPYPEGTERPAAIY is encoded by the coding sequence ATGAGTGTGAAATATTCCCCGATATTATGGAACCGACAAAAGAAGCGATACGATCTTGCACTGTTGGCTTTCGTAGGCTTATATCTAATCCTCTTTGCTGCTTTCCAATTTTTGTTGCACCCTACAATAAGCCCGGAGACGCTCATCATCAGAGCAACGGCTACCCTTGCTTTTTTAATGCTCCATATCATCCTGATGATTGGTCCCTTGTGTCGCTTGAGCCCTCGTTTTTTGCCATTACTTTATAACCGCCGCCATTTTGGTGTGAGCATGTTTTTAATCGCTTTGATACATGGACTGTTTGGGTTGATCCAATTTCATGCGCTGGGGGATGTAGGCCCTATAGTGTCTCTTTTTACGTCCAACCCCAATTACCTGACGATCTCTCAGTTTCCATTTCAGGTATTTGGTTTTTTTGCTTTAATTATCTTGTTTTTAATGGCAGCCACCAGCCATGATTTTTGGTTGGAAAACCTCCATCCGAAGCTATGGAAGGCTTTGCACATGATGGTGTATGTGGCCTATGGCTTATTGGTATTACATGTGGCTTTAGGTGTTTTGCAGCAGGAGGGCGTGCCCCTGGGCGCCACTTTTCTGGGGGTAGGCATGCTTGGTGTCATTGGCCTCCATGTCGCTGCTGCCCTAAAAGAAAAAACAGGTGAATCCAAAATGGTTGGCTCCGCTAAAGCGGGTTTTGTGCCCGTTTGTAAGCTTGAAGAGATAGCAGAAAACCGCGCTAAGGTTGTTATCCTGGGAGCGGAAAACATCGCTATTTTTAAATATGATGGAAAAATATCGGCCATTAATAATGTATGTAAGCATCAAAATGGACCATTAGGTGAAGGAAAGATAGTAGATGGCTGCATTACCTGCCCTTGGCATGGCTATCAATATTTGCCGCAAAATGGCCAATCTCCGCCGCCATTTACGGAGAAAGTAAGTACATATGATGTAAAAGTGGAAGCGGGGATGGTATATATTCATCCTAGTCCCTATCCGGAAGGCACTGAACGGCCTGCCGCTATTTATTAG
- a CDS encoding sodium:solute symporter family protein, whose product MLLIFIGFYLLGTIAIGWWASRKVKTAKDFAIAGRNLPLIVASSALFATWFGSETIMGASSEFIDNGVMGIIEDPFGAALCLVLVGLFFARPLYRLNILTFNDFFKLRFNKQTEFISVIFMVPSYFGWIAAQLVAMSIVLHAISGLPVFWGIITCTVVVVIYTYIGGMWAVSITDFVQTIMIVLGLVLLAAQLFSQVGSLDRLVEDTPADFFTFLPKGDLHSLSHYFAAWITIGLGSIPQQDVFQRVMASKSERTAVNASYIGGLTYLTIGMIPLFIGLCGKVLYPEMNELDPQMIIPQMVLQHSSLFIQILFFGALLSAILSTTSGAILAPATVIGENLIRPYLKNISDEKLLQMMRWSVVGVAICSAAMANWNTNIFELVSQSSALSLVALFVPLTAGLYWKKASSLGALSAIIVGTVVWIVCEMMATAIPSIIYGGLASLLGMFIGSYIRPDNSQEQYILLTQNNS is encoded by the coding sequence ATGCTACTTATTTTTATAGGCTTCTATCTATTAGGAACAATTGCCATCGGCTGGTGGGCTTCACGAAAGGTGAAAACAGCCAAAGATTTTGCCATTGCAGGGCGAAATTTACCTTTGATCGTCGCTTCCTCTGCCCTATTTGCGACTTGGTTTGGGTCAGAAACGATTATGGGGGCATCTTCTGAGTTTATCGACAATGGGGTCATGGGCATCATTGAAGATCCCTTTGGTGCAGCATTATGCCTTGTATTGGTAGGATTGTTTTTTGCCCGTCCTTTGTATCGGCTCAATATTCTGACTTTCAACGATTTTTTCAAACTTCGCTTTAATAAACAAACAGAATTCATTTCTGTCATTTTTATGGTTCCTTCCTATTTTGGTTGGATTGCGGCCCAACTTGTTGCCATGTCCATTGTTTTGCATGCTATTTCAGGGCTGCCGGTTTTCTGGGGTATCATTACTTGTACGGTTGTCGTGGTCATTTATACTTATATTGGTGGCATGTGGGCCGTTTCTATCACTGATTTTGTGCAAACTATTATGATTGTATTGGGCCTCGTTTTATTAGCGGCTCAATTATTTAGCCAGGTGGGTAGCCTTGATCGGTTGGTAGAAGACACCCCAGCTGATTTTTTCACTTTTTTGCCCAAAGGAGATTTACATAGCCTTTCCCATTACTTTGCAGCCTGGATTACGATTGGCTTGGGGTCCATTCCACAGCAGGATGTTTTTCAGAGAGTGATGGCATCCAAATCAGAACGGACAGCAGTGAATGCGTCCTATATTGGCGGTCTTACTTACCTTACGATTGGGATGATTCCTTTATTCATTGGGTTGTGTGGGAAAGTACTTTATCCTGAAATGAATGAGCTTGATCCACAAATGATCATTCCTCAAATGGTGCTTCAGCATAGTAGTCTATTTATCCAAATTCTGTTTTTCGGGGCCTTGCTGTCGGCCATTCTCAGCACAACCTCTGGTGCCATTTTAGCCCCCGCCACTGTGATTGGCGAAAACCTTATTCGCCCTTACCTGAAAAATATAAGCGATGAAAAATTGCTACAGATGATGCGCTGGTCGGTCGTCGGAGTAGCTATTTGTTCGGCTGCTATGGCCAATTGGAACACCAATATTTTTGAACTGGTTAGCCAATCTTCCGCCTTAAGTTTGGTCGCCTTATTTGTCCCATTAACCGCAGGCTTATACTGGAAAAAAGCTTCCAGCCTTGGCGCCTTGTCTGCCATTATAGTCGGGACAGTCGTCTGGATAGTTTGTGAAATGATGGCAACAGCCATCCCCAGTATTATTTACGGTGGCTTGGCTAGCCTTTTAGGCATGTTCATTGGCAGCTATATTCGCCCTGACAATAGTCAGGAACAGTATATACTTTTGACACAAAATAACTCCTGA
- a CDS encoding VWA domain-containing protein, translated as MNKSRLLFLLFVLIHTSFSPPRGGGKTEAYQHYFKGAYYYGEERFQAALGHFRQAYAAVPEEFNFALSLGLCLSRLGKAEEGLDIISTGEKTIRETDPDFKKKQALKYFIEGMIYLYGEQYYKAIPLIRTSIKFQEEIKKNKTLSIFYNALGYAQMMDQGKNTHKKNNMGPHLHVHSRDMIRSRDNFEKALLFDGYNQRARYNYKILSDSLKLTQDVQMGSLAEEDKDSIEIHPTYKNLPYNASQLKAFTEYDEVVFLLDISGSMVMEKVTCKGQTRFQVMKETALYMLEVIDPAVKVGIGTIGGDCGTVPRLWIPVGSRSRKDLKYDLEFLVPDGTTPLLNILQETPALFTKGTGKRRSIFFISDGANICRAGGVDICEWSERLLQKNITLNILTFLYASLDNTNAFAEYTCLAENTEGEILYLDVNRCRLKPFAFNLIQSCQLEIPELKRVDCWGPAVKDLWGVFLE; from the coding sequence ATGAACAAATCCCGATTACTCTTTCTCCTTTTTGTGCTTATCCATACTTCTTTTTCGCCGCCACGGGGAGGGGGTAAAACAGAAGCCTATCAACACTACTTCAAAGGTGCCTACTATTATGGAGAAGAACGATTTCAGGCAGCATTAGGCCATTTTAGGCAGGCTTATGCTGCCGTACCTGAAGAATTTAATTTCGCCTTGTCACTGGGTTTGTGCCTTAGCCGCCTAGGCAAGGCAGAGGAAGGCCTGGATATCATTTCAACCGGTGAAAAAACGATCCGGGAAACCGATCCGGATTTCAAAAAAAAACAAGCCTTAAAGTATTTCATTGAGGGGATGATCTACCTGTACGGCGAACAATATTACAAAGCGATTCCACTGATCCGAACTAGTATAAAATTCCAGGAAGAGATCAAGAAAAATAAAACCCTAAGTATTTTTTACAATGCCCTGGGATATGCCCAAATGATGGATCAGGGCAAAAATACGCACAAAAAAAACAACATGGGGCCTCACCTTCATGTGCATAGCCGCGATATGATAAGAAGTCGCGATAATTTTGAAAAGGCGCTACTTTTTGATGGTTATAACCAGCGTGCACGCTACAATTACAAGATATTGTCTGATTCTTTAAAGTTAACACAGGATGTCCAAATGGGGTCCCTTGCCGAAGAAGATAAGGACAGTATTGAAATTCACCCCACCTATAAAAACTTACCTTATAATGCCAGTCAGTTAAAGGCCTTCACGGAGTATGACGAAGTGGTTTTTCTTTTGGATATTTCCGGTTCAATGGTCATGGAAAAAGTAACGTGTAAAGGCCAAACGCGATTTCAGGTCATGAAAGAAACCGCCCTTTATATGCTTGAAGTCATTGACCCAGCCGTGAAGGTGGGCATCGGCACCATCGGCGGCGATTGCGGAACCGTGCCACGGCTATGGATTCCGGTAGGTAGCCGATCTCGCAAAGACCTCAAATACGATCTGGAATTCCTCGTTCCAGATGGGACAACACCGCTCTTGAATATCCTGCAAGAAACACCAGCGCTTTTCACAAAAGGAACAGGGAAAAGACGATCTATTTTTTTTATTAGTGATGGTGCCAATATTTGCCGGGCCGGTGGGGTGGATATTTGCGAATGGTCAGAAAGACTCCTTCAAAAAAACATTACCCTCAATATTCTTACTTTCCTCTACGCTAGCCTGGACAACACCAATGCTTTCGCGGAATACACCTGCCTGGCTGAAAACACGGAAGGCGAAATTCTTTATTTAGATGTCAATCGCTGTAGACTCAAACCCTTCGCGTTCAACCTTATCCAAAGTTGTCAACTTGAAATTCCTGAATTGAAACGGGTAGATTGTTGGGGGCCTGCCGTTAAAGACTTATGGGGCGTATTTTTAGAATAA
- a CDS encoding amidophosphoribosyltransferase — translation MSDFIKHECGIALVRLLKPLEFYQEKYGSALYGLEKLRLLMQKQRNRGQDGAGIATIKLNAEPGTKYISRRRSNATNYLDDLFGQIYKKHFEALTAEQKNNAQWLKANKPYVGELLLGHLRYGTHGDNTIETCHPFLRQNNWVNRNLILAGNFNLTNVDELFAELVELGQYPKEVSDTVTVLEKIGHFLDDEVQRLHTWFKPDGYTNIEINELIFENLDVHRLLRRASRKFDGGYVMTGLIGHGDAFVMRDPEGIRPAFFYQDEEVVVVASERPAIQTAFDVHISKVQELQPGNALVVKYNGKIIDKPFIEKRKRSACSFERIYFSRGTDRDIYLERKKLGELLAKDVLEAVNYDFDHTVFSFVPNTAETAFFGLMEGIEKELNEIKKEKILQLDKESKPKKLEKILSKKARIEKIVVKDDKQRTFIADTTSRGQMVSHVYDVTYGIVENEKDTLVLLDDSIVRGTTLRDSILQMVSRLRPKKIIIVSSAPQIRYPDCYGIDMSKMNNFVAFMALVELLKENGKEDLLKETYKRCKIQENLPKSEIKNEVKALYEAFTYEEISAKIAEIVKPKGIKPKVEIIYQTVENLQKACPKNNGDWYFSGNYPTAGGHKVVNKAFINYMEGRDERAY, via the coding sequence ATGAGCGACTTTATCAAACACGAATGCGGCATAGCCCTTGTTCGCCTTCTTAAACCACTTGAATTTTACCAGGAAAAATATGGCTCTGCGCTATATGGCTTGGAAAAACTGCGGCTTTTAATGCAGAAGCAGCGGAATCGTGGCCAAGATGGCGCCGGTATTGCAACCATCAAACTAAATGCCGAACCGGGGACCAAGTACATCAGCCGCAGGCGTAGCAATGCCACCAATTATTTGGATGATCTATTTGGTCAAATTTATAAAAAACATTTCGAAGCGCTCACGGCAGAACAAAAAAATAACGCCCAATGGCTGAAGGCCAACAAACCATACGTGGGGGAGTTGCTACTCGGCCACCTGCGCTATGGAACCCATGGAGACAATACCATAGAAACCTGCCACCCTTTTCTTCGCCAAAACAACTGGGTCAACCGAAACCTTATCCTCGCAGGTAACTTTAACTTGACCAACGTAGATGAACTTTTTGCCGAACTGGTCGAACTCGGCCAATATCCCAAAGAAGTCTCTGATACAGTTACCGTACTCGAAAAAATCGGTCACTTCCTGGATGACGAAGTGCAGCGCTTACATACCTGGTTCAAACCGGATGGCTACACCAACATTGAAATCAACGAACTCATTTTTGAGAACCTCGATGTTCACCGGTTGCTCCGCAGAGCGAGTCGTAAGTTTGACGGAGGTTATGTAATGACCGGATTGATAGGACATGGGGATGCTTTTGTGATGCGTGACCCCGAGGGTATCCGCCCCGCTTTTTTCTACCAGGACGAGGAGGTGGTCGTTGTCGCATCAGAACGCCCTGCCATCCAAACGGCTTTTGATGTACACATTTCCAAGGTGCAGGAGCTTCAGCCGGGAAACGCACTAGTCGTAAAATACAATGGAAAAATTATTGATAAACCCTTCATTGAAAAAAGAAAACGATCTGCCTGTTCTTTTGAACGTATTTACTTTTCCAGGGGTACAGATCGAGACATCTATCTCGAACGGAAAAAACTGGGTGAACTACTTGCTAAAGATGTATTAGAAGCGGTTAATTACGACTTCGACCATACCGTTTTCTCTTTTGTCCCTAATACGGCGGAGACCGCCTTTTTCGGCCTGATGGAAGGCATCGAAAAGGAATTAAATGAAATTAAAAAAGAGAAAATACTACAGCTGGACAAAGAATCGAAACCCAAAAAACTCGAAAAGATACTCTCCAAAAAGGCCAGGATTGAAAAAATTGTCGTGAAGGATGATAAACAACGAACCTTTATTGCGGACACGACTTCCCGTGGCCAAATGGTCTCTCACGTCTATGATGTGACCTACGGTATTGTCGAAAATGAAAAAGACACTTTGGTTTTACTGGACGACTCCATCGTTCGGGGCACTACGCTTCGAGATAGTATTCTGCAAATGGTTTCCCGGCTGAGACCCAAGAAAATCATCATCGTTTCCTCAGCTCCCCAAATACGTTATCCAGACTGTTACGGCATCGATATGTCGAAGATGAACAACTTTGTCGCTTTTATGGCTTTAGTAGAATTGCTAAAAGAAAATGGGAAGGAGGATTTGCTTAAAGAAACCTATAAGCGATGTAAAATTCAAGAGAACTTGCCTAAGTCCGAGATAAAGAATGAAGTAAAAGCACTTTACGAAGCGTTCACCTACGAAGAAATTTCTGCCAAAATAGCTGAAATTGTAAAACCCAAAGGAATCAAACCCAAGGTAGAAATCATTTACCAAACGGTGGAAAACCTACAGAAGGCTTGCCCTAAAAATAATGGGGACTGGTATTTTTCAGGGAATTACCCTACCGCTGGTGGCCATAAAGTTGTTAACAAAGCCTTTATTAATTATATGGAGGGCCGAGACGAAAGAGCGTATTAG
- a CDS encoding M23 family metallopeptidase encodes MQVRFWPLAIIATILCLGFKVDEPYPTDYFGAPVNIPLRLSGTFGELRANHFHSGIDIKGAIGIPLLAVADGFVFRIKVESGGYGNVLYIKHPNGYTSVYAHMNKFSSAIADYVKSTQYQNQQFEIDLYPEATQFPVKKGETIGEMGTTGYSFGPHLHFEIRDSETEKAINPLLFGLDVPDTQRPQMHQLRVYELNNQVETQQATSYGLFSKGSWMGLKGDTVYVNQANVGFGLKVYDHMNGVSNWNGIYALDMFVSDSLVYNYTMDAFGFDELRYLNAHLDYEEQVTAKSYFNRTFGLPGNKLSIYKHQQRKGVILVNDKKAVKVVMEAKDVEGNVTRLRFWVKQRQNPKEVTPSAYNYILPYHEENIINNGAFYVYMPNGTLYENLYLWYESVEDPAKDIYSNVHHLHDDRTPIHLYYDLAIRPTRLPEELRNKAFIANCTNDNRIVNYGGEWEGGMLKTQVRTLGDFCIMVDTIAPTIQMHRFKPDMRTYSEMSFTIKDNVSTAGLTKDLRFRGSVDGQWILLVYDLKNNRLTHQFDGRIPTGEHQLRLEVWDSKGNTRIFEAPFRI; translated from the coding sequence ATGCAAGTTCGGTTTTGGCCTTTGGCAATAATAGCTACTATTTTGTGCCTTGGATTTAAAGTTGATGAACCTTATCCAACTGATTATTTCGGTGCACCCGTAAATATTCCTTTGCGCCTTTCTGGTACTTTTGGTGAGTTGCGCGCCAATCACTTTCATTCAGGTATTGATATCAAAGGGGCCATAGGCATCCCCTTGCTTGCGGTGGCAGATGGATTTGTTTTCCGCATTAAAGTGGAGTCTGGCGGATATGGTAATGTATTGTATATCAAGCACCCCAACGGCTATACCTCGGTCTATGCCCACATGAATAAATTTTCTTCTGCCATTGCTGATTATGTAAAAAGTACACAGTACCAAAACCAACAGTTCGAAATAGACCTTTACCCTGAAGCAACACAATTCCCCGTCAAAAAAGGCGAGACAATAGGTGAGATGGGTACAACCGGTTATTCTTTTGGTCCTCACCTTCATTTCGAAATTCGGGATTCCGAAACAGAAAAGGCCATCAATCCCCTATTGTTTGGATTGGATGTTCCCGATACACAGCGCCCTCAAATGCATCAATTGAGGGTGTACGAACTCAATAACCAAGTTGAAACCCAGCAAGCTACCTCTTACGGCCTTTTTTCCAAAGGCAGTTGGATGGGACTCAAAGGGGATACCGTTTATGTGAATCAGGCTAATGTTGGTTTTGGCCTAAAGGTCTATGACCATATGAATGGCGTCAGCAATTGGAATGGAATCTATGCGCTGGACATGTTTGTATCGGATTCATTGGTCTATAATTACACTATGGACGCTTTTGGCTTTGATGAGTTACGCTACCTCAATGCACACCTCGATTACGAAGAACAAGTCACAGCTAAAAGCTATTTTAATCGCACCTTTGGGCTGCCTGGGAATAAATTGAGTATTTACAAACACCAGCAAAGGAAGGGAGTGATTTTAGTTAATGATAAAAAAGCCGTTAAAGTGGTCATGGAGGCCAAAGATGTGGAGGGCAATGTTACGCGCCTGCGTTTTTGGGTTAAACAAAGGCAGAACCCCAAGGAAGTCACCCCCAGCGCCTATAATTATATACTGCCCTACCATGAGGAAAATATCATTAACAATGGGGCTTTTTATGTGTATATGCCCAACGGAACCCTATACGAAAATTTGTACCTGTGGTATGAGTCGGTAGAAGATCCCGCCAAGGATATTTATTCTAATGTTCATCATTTGCATGATGATAGGACCCCGATTCATTTATATTATGACCTGGCTATACGTCCCACTCGCCTTCCCGAGGAACTAAGAAACAAAGCCTTTATTGCTAATTGTACCAATGACAATAGGATTGTAAACTATGGCGGGGAATGGGAGGGCGGAATGCTCAAGACCCAAGTGAGAACACTAGGTGATTTTTGCATTATGGTAGATACCATAGCTCCAACTATTCAAATGCATCGCTTTAAGCCAGATATGCGGACCTATAGTGAAATGAGTTTTACGATAAAGGATAATGTCTCAACGGCTGGACTGACCAAAGACCTTCGCTTTCGTGGCTCGGTTGATGGCCAATGGATCTTATTGGTATATGATTTAAAAAATAACCGGCTTACCCATCAGTTTGACGGGCGCATTCCTACGGGAGAACACCAGTTGCGATTGGAGGTATGGGATAGCAAAGGCAATACGCGTATTTTCGAAGCACCCTTTAGGATTTAA
- the aat gene encoding leucyl/phenylalanyl-tRNA--protein transferase, with amino-acid sequence MPVFWLDQEKLLFPHPSLADPNGVLAIGGDLSSERLLLAYQHGIFPWFNPGEEIIWWSPNPRFVLFPAELKVSRSMRPYFNQQKFRLTFDQCFAEVMKACQTVDRSRQGQHGTWITQSMLEAYVQLHELGYAHSVEVWAEDQLVGGLYGIALGKVFFGESMFARQSNASKFGMISLVQRLVKEGYWLIDCQQQTKHLGSLGARNISRHDFLGYLEKNKKEKISTAHWQ; translated from the coding sequence ATGCCGGTATTTTGGTTAGATCAAGAGAAATTATTGTTTCCACATCCGTCCTTGGCTGATCCCAATGGTGTCTTGGCGATCGGAGGAGATTTGTCTTCTGAGCGCTTGTTATTGGCCTATCAGCATGGCATCTTTCCCTGGTTTAACCCTGGTGAGGAGATTATTTGGTGGTCGCCAAATCCACGTTTTGTTCTTTTTCCCGCTGAACTGAAGGTGTCGCGAAGTATGCGTCCGTATTTTAATCAGCAAAAATTTAGGCTTACCTTTGATCAGTGTTTTGCAGAGGTAATGAAGGCCTGTCAAACGGTTGATAGGAGCCGGCAGGGGCAGCACGGAACCTGGATAACGCAAAGTATGTTGGAAGCTTATGTCCAATTACATGAATTGGGATATGCACATTCCGTAGAAGTTTGGGCGGAGGACCAGCTAGTGGGCGGATTATATGGCATTGCATTGGGTAAAGTTTTTTTTGGAGAGTCAATGTTTGCCCGACAAAGCAATGCTTCCAAATTTGGTATGATTAGCCTTGTCCAACGCCTGGTCAAAGAAGGTTATTGGCTCATTGATTGCCAGCAACAAACCAAGCACCTGGGGAGCCTTGGCGCACGGAACATTTCAAGACATGATTTTTTAGGGTACTTAGAAAAGAATAAAAAAGAAAAAATCAGTACGGCCCACTGGCAATAG
- a CDS encoding ATP-dependent Clp protease adaptor ClpS: MLTFHKVEELEEVIVEDEIADTGKGEHAQLVVYNDDQNTFDWVIQCFMEVLHHSPEQAEQLALLIHFKGKATVKTAPKSVLKPKKDALVDRGLSAVIEGGA, from the coding sequence ATGTTGACATTCCATAAGGTAGAGGAATTGGAAGAAGTCATTGTCGAAGATGAAATTGCTGACACGGGCAAAGGTGAGCATGCTCAGCTCGTTGTCTACAATGATGATCAAAATACTTTCGACTGGGTAATCCAATGTTTTATGGAAGTGCTTCATCATTCACCAGAACAGGCAGAACAATTGGCGCTTTTGATCCATTTTAAAGGAAAAGCTACCGTGAAAACAGCGCCAAAATCGGTTTTAAAACCTAAAAAAGACGCCCTGGTAGATCGCGGACTTTCTGCCGTTATTGAAGGAGGAGCTTAG